The segment AAATCAAGAAATTCGGTATCTGTGATATCTTGTGCTCTTTGACTGGCAACTGGAAGTAAAATGAGCAGCGAAGCCCCAACTATTGTTGTAGTGAAGGATGAAGGAGAATTGGTTGCTAAACTAGCATCAGTAATTGAAGAAGCAGCAAACAAATCTATTGAACAGGaagagattttcaaaattggactCTCTGGTAGATTAattaagacaaaattaaaaacataaagtTAATACCAACTTACAGGTGGATCATTGATCAAATTCCTGGAGAAGGGGTTACCAGACATCAAAACTGATTGGTCCAAATGGCGATTCTTCTTCTGTGATGAGCGGATTGTCCCAGAGGAGAGTTCCGACTCAACGTATGGTGCCTACAAAACCGCTTTGATTGGCAAAGTGCCCATTACAGAGGACCAATTCATTTCTGTCAACACTGACCTCACAGGTATTTGGGAGAtagaattgaaaatcaatctgAGCTAATGACTATTTCCCTTACTCAGCGGAGGCTGCAGCCAAAGACTACATCCAAAAGCTGGCCGTCTTCTTCTCGCCGGACTGCTTGCCCAAGTTCCACATGCTCCTGCTGGGTGTGGGTCCTGATGGCCACACCTGCTCTCTTTTTCCCAATCACAACCTTTTGGAGGAAACGACAGTCTGGGTAGCTCCGATCACCAACTCACCAAAGCCACCGCCTGCTCGCATTACTCTCACTTTTCCGGTGCTCAACAATGCCGAGTGTTGCGTGTTTGCAATGGCTGGAGCAGGAAAGGCTGACATGGTCAAGGTAAGATGCTTCATTATTcaaggtctcagccagccaggATTGCAAAAATCCCGCATTATTAAAAAGCTCATTActtcgactttaaaaattgtgaaagagaaatttttttgaaattgaggcaattgaaaagaaaaaatcggcACTGTAGACGAAATTTTTCCACtctgaccgcaaattttagattttcaaaggGGAAATatggaacaaattaatttcttgcatatcttgcgcaagaaattggtaaaaaattagtgGTAAAACCCGTTGAAAACCGCAATGTAGAGAAAAAACCGGGCGGtaagcaaattttatgaaaccCTGC is part of the Cloeon dipterum chromosome 1, ieCloDipt1.1, whole genome shotgun sequence genome and harbors:
- the Pgls gene encoding 6-phosphogluconolactonase gives rise to the protein MSSEAPTIVVVKDEGELVAKLASVIEEAANKSIEQEEIFKIGLSGGSLIKFLEKGLPDIKTDWSKWRFFFCDERIVPEESSDSTYGAYKTALIGKVPITEDQFISVNTDLTAEAAAKDYIQKLAVFFSPDCLPKFHMLLLGVGPDGHTCSLFPNHNLLEETTVWVAPITNSPKPPPARITLTFPVLNNAECCVFAMAGAGKADMVKRILVDKENLPAGRVQPEGTCLWILDEAAGAYLKK